The genomic stretch CCATTTCCGCGGCTATGTGCGGCAAAGTAAGGCTTACTCGCTGGCGGATGCTGGTTTCAAGCTGCTGCAATTCTGCCTGTCTGAAGGCCGACCCGATGAAAAACAGCAGGAGCACAAGCGTGGCAAGCGCGACCCCAACATAGGGAATAAAAAGTCTTCTATATAGAGGCTTTTGGCGGGCCATGGCTTAGTTGATTCTCAATACGTGCCTGCCCGGTTTGAACATTAGGCACGAAAACGATACCCGACTCCGCGGACCGTTTCGATGTAGTTCCCGCAGTCGAGAAGCTTTCTCCTCAAGCCTACGATCATCACATCAACAGACCTGTCGGATACCGCGTGCTTCTCACCGTGAACCGAGTCCACAAGCTGGTAGCGGGTGAACACCCAACCCGGCCGCCGGGCCATGTGATGCAAAATCCGGAATTCGCTGTTGGTTAGTTCGACGAGCTTTCCGTCCACCAGGACTTCCCTGCGACCGGGATGAATGGTCAATTGGTCGAAATTCAAGACCTCATCTTCTCCATGCACAGGCTCCGAAAGCCGTCTCAGCACGGCACGTGCGCGGGCAACAACTACTTTGGGGCTGAAAGGTTTCGTCACATAGTCGTCTGCCCCAAGCTCGAGCCCTGCCACCACGTCCGCCTCTTCATCCTTGGCCGTCAACATTAATATCGGAATGTTGGCGGTCGAAGCGTCCGACTTCAGCTTCCGGCAGACCTGTAATCCGTCAATTCCTGGCAGCATCAGGTCCAGCAAAATGATGTCGGGCGGCATCGCACCAACTGCGGACAGAGCTTGTTCACCTGTCTCTACCGCACGGACGCTAAATCCATCCCGCGAGAGATTGTACTCCAATATCTCACGAATGTCGTGCTCATCTTCTACAACCAGAACCGAGTTCTTCATTTTCGTACTCATAGGACGTTAGTTTGGAATATCCAAGAATACGAGAATATTGTAAGGGAAATATGAGGAGCTGTACACTCTATATTATCAATTTTTCCAACTTTCTGTAAATTGGAAAAATTCATCTCAATGTTCGGGCTTTTGACCTTCGTCCAGTTTTGCCAGATGTTTGGTGGGGTTCTTCTCAAAATCTTCGATGCAGGCTGCACAACAAAATTTAACTAATGTATTTCCATGCACATACTCAACAGGGTCTCCCATTGAGCCCAACTCGTGCCCGGAGATCACGCACGTTGTAAGGGGATATGTCTCGCGCTGCTCCGCACGAATCGACTCCATCAGATTGGAAATATGTGTTTCCGGTGACTTTGTGTAAGACCCAACACACTCGATGCAACAAAATTTGAGAAGTCTGCCCGAATGTGTCAGAGTGACAGTGCTGTCGCCAAGCCCATCCCCGCAAGTCAGACATGAGGAGAACGGATAGTCGAAGGGGTTGCCAGCAGCCAATGACAAACTACTCAAATTTAATTGCATGAAGCAGGTCAAAATCAATAATAATATTCTCATAGCATTCTCCTCAATAATTATTTGACCAGAATCATACGAATTGCACTTACTCTCCCATTGGCAACAACTCTGGCAAGATAGCTACCGGTGGGTAGTTGTGTACCATTGAAGACAAACTCATGATTTCCAATGTCATACATTCCATTTGCCAGTGATTCCACAAGCCGGCCGGTTGTGTCGAACACATCGAGCGATACGTACATTCTTTCCTGCAACGCCAGCTCAATAGTAGTTGTTGGATTAAATGGATTTGGATAATTCTGCGCAAGCTTGAAACTAACTGGAAGTACTACTCCTTCGGGCGCTTCAGTTGTGGACGGGAAGGTGAATCTGAGTGCGTCATCAATATGACCACGCCAGTTTCCCCAACTGTGACCATCGTGAATTTCCTGATAGAAGTATGGATATTCTTGATTTTCCAGAATCTGCACAAGTCCCTGTACTCGGGGGATTAATACTGGAATATCGTATGTGCCAATATCGAGGTAAAATCGAAGCGGCAAATCGTCGTTCTGCTCCAACACTGCGGTGATATTTTGCTCAACATTGCTTGAAAATGCAATTACTTGACCGAAGGTCTCCGGGAATGTAACGCCTAGCCAAAGAGCGATATTTCCGCCATTTGACGAGCCCATTGTCCCCCGGTTTTGCGGATCGGAATCCGTTCGATACGCTGAGTCCACAAACGGGAGCAATTCGGTGGTGATGAACTGACCAAACTCATCCTGCCTATCCCCTGCATACTCCGGGGTCCGGTCAACCGGAGGAACAAATACGGCGATCAGTGGCCGGATCTGATTGTGATGAATGAGGTAGTTGAGCACCCGCTCGCACCGAGCCAGCGTGATGAACTCCAGCCCATCGTGGACTAATAGCAGCGGATAGCTCTGGCCGCTATTCTCATATCCGGGTGGAGTGTAGATTCGAACCCTGCGA from bacterium encodes the following:
- a CDS encoding response regulator produces the protein MSTKMKNSVLVVEDEHDIREILEYNLSRDGFSVRAVETGEQALSAVGAMPPDIILLDLMLPGIDGLQVCRKLKSDASTANIPILMLTAKDEEADVVAGLELGADDYVTKPFSPKVVVARARAVLRRLSEPVHGEDEVLNFDQLTIHPGRREVLVDGKLVELTNSEFRILHHMARRPGWVFTRYQLVDSVHGEKHAVSDRSVDVMIVGLRRKLLDCGNYIETVRGVGYRFRA
- a CDS encoding T9SS type A sorting domain-containing protein; amino-acid sequence: MRLMTITTFLAAYASLAMGQTFSAFLSRVNSVPNAERPAIVDSFMTAVPGFPYIEETMQVHFLYRGPANSAQVPGDMNGWTPSAANMTQISGTDLWYYSRFFEADARLDYKYVLNGSNWILDPRNPYTVTGGFGPNSELRMPEFVQPPEIENYPDVAQGAIRDTMFTSSVMGNTRRVRIYTPPGYENSGQSYPLLLVHDGLEFITLARCERVLNYLIHHNQIRPLIAVFVPPVDRTPEYAGDRQDEFGQFITTELLPFVDSAYRTDSDPQNRGTMGSSNGGNIALWLGVTFPETFGQVIAFSSNVEQNITAVLEQNDDLPLRFYLDIGTYDIPVLIPRVQGLVQILENQEYPYFYQEIHDGHSWGNWRGHIDDALRFTFPSTTEAPEGVVLPVSFKLAQNYPNPFNPTTTIELALQERMYVSLDVFDTTGRLVESLANGMYDIGNHEFVFNGTQLPTGSYLARVVANGRVSAIRMILVK